One genomic region from Opisthocomus hoazin isolate bOpiHoa1 chromosome Z, bOpiHoa1.hap1, whole genome shotgun sequence encodes:
- the IL6ST gene encoding interleukin-6 receptor subunit beta isoform X3, with protein sequence MASWWLLVTAEALLKKPVDKLGIMCSMFSGWSWVAHGLYLLFNICSLEGGLVQSCGHIIPESPVLALGSNFTALCILNESCLDFGNIYANQIIWKIKNRVVPKEQYHEINRTVSSVTFNDTSALATPLTCNILADGQIEQNIYGITVTIGLPPEKPKNLSCIVHQVSRLTYPMTCTWNPGRHTFLDTHFRLKYRWPQENFPDCIPKGVNNSCTITDVQFFVNLEIWVEAANALGKAESDPLVLDPIEIVKPLSPHNLSVNSGILPTVLKLSWENRISAAVMKLKFNIRYRIIGDTKWMQVPPEDTASPRTSFSVQGLRPYTEYVFSIRCMKEDGVGYWSEWSEQKTGVTTEDKPSKGPPIWRIIDASHSPASWTVHLMWKSLEPFEANGVILQYEVTVRAKSSLSSPPEKYNVNTTNLTLKLPNGTYEVTLIALNRVGASPPSVLLIPASNLKAPVKNLRTLPKDGKLWVGWTAPNSYVLKYVIEWCLVSNSSHCIMEWQNEPGNVQGTYLKGDIKPFKCYLITVYPLYADGQGSGQSVKAYLQQDRPSKGPTVQTKKVGKAEAVLTWNHLPVDEQNGFIRSYTILYKTIDGNETAVTVDPSKTEYTLSSLTSDTLYTVRMMAYTDEGGRSGPDFTFTTQKFGKGEIEAIVVPVCLAFLLIVLLGVLFCFNKRDLIKKHIWPIVPDPSKSNIAQWSPQVPAKHNFSSKDQMYPEGSFTDVSVVEIEADDKKSFSEQDLKPFDLLKKEKSTSEGHSSGIGGSSCMSSPRQSVSDSDEGETTQNTSSTVQYSTVVLSGYRDQTPVQVFSRSESTQPLLDSEERSEDHAGGGDSTTQRQQYFKQNAGQDEINADSRLCFERTKQITPANEGDLVGFAELQISGEMEYDLLPDGLQQSVCYNLTANATGPP encoded by the exons ATGGCCAGCTGGTGGCTGCTTGTTACTGCTGAGGCGTTGCTGAAGAAGCCCGTCGATAAATTAG GAATTATGTGCAGCATGTTTTCTGGATGGAGCTGGGTGGCCCATGGCTTGTATCTACTCTTTAATATTTGTTCTCTTGAAG GTGGACTTGTACAGTCATGTGGTCACATTATCCCAGAGTCTCCGGTGTTGGCCCTTGGTTCCAATTTCACAGCATTATGCATTTTGAATGAGAGCTGTCTTGACTTTGGCAATATCTATGCTAATCAAATTatctggaaaattaaaaatagagtggTACCTAAAGAACAGTATCATGAAATAAACAGAACAGTTTCCAGTGTCACATTTAATGACACTTCTGCACTAGCTACTCCTCTGACTTGCAACATTTTAGCGGATGGACAGATTGAGCAGAACATTTATGGAATTACGGTTACAATAGGCT TGCCTCCAGAGAAGCCCAAGAACTTAAGCTGCATTGTGCATCAGGTGTCAAGACTCACATATCCTATGACTTGCACCTGGAACCCTGGAAGGCATACATTCCTGGACACTCATTTCAGGTTGAAATACAGATG GCCACAAGAGAACTTTCCTGACTGTATACCAAAAGGTGTAAACAATTCTTGTACGATTACTGATGTTCAGTTCTTTGTTAACCTGGAGATCTGGGTAGAAGCAGCAAATGCTCTTGGGAAGGCTGAATCTGATCCTCTTGTTCTTGATCCCATTGAGATTG TTAAACCTCTGTCTCCACACAACTTATCAGTCAACTCGGGAATACTGCCTACTGTTCTGAAACTTTCCTGGGAGAATCGGATTTCAGCAGCTGTGATGAAGCTGAAATTCAATATTCGCTATAGGATCATAGGTGACACAAAATGGATGCAG GTTCCTCCTGAAGATACAGCTTCACCAAGAACTTCATTCAGTGTTCAAGGGCTCAGACCCTACACAGAGTATGTCTTTTCAATTCGTTGCATGAAGGAAGATGGAGTGGGCTACTGGAGTGAGTGGAGTGAACAGAAAACTGGGGTCACCACTGAAGACA AACCATCTAAAGGACCGCCCATATGGAGAATCATTGATGCATCTCACTCACCAGCTTCCTGGACTGTGCATCTGATGTGGAAG TCATTGGAGCCGTTTGAAGCCAATGGAGTAATCTTGCAGTATGAAGTGACTGTCAGAGCTAAATCGTCTCTCTCCAGTCCACCAGAGAAATACAATGTTAATACCACCAACCTTACATTAAAGCTGCCAAATGGAACTTATGAAGTGACTCTGATTGCGCTTAACAGAGTCGGGGCATCCCCTCCATCAGTTTTACTTATCCCAGCAAGTAATTTGAAAG CTCCTGTGAAGAATCTTAGAACACTACCTAAAGATGGCAAGTTGTGGGTCGGGTGGACTGCTCCTAACAGTTATGTTCTGAAATATGTGATCGAATGGTGTCTGGTGTCCAACAGCTCACACTGCATCATGGAGTGGCAGAACGAACCAGGAAATGTTCAAGGAACATACTTAAAAG GCGATATAAAGCCGTTCAAGTGTTACCTGATAACCGTGTACCCGCTATATGCTGATGGTCAGGGAAGTGGACAGTCTGTGAAGGCTTACCTTCAGCAGGATC GTCCTTCAAAAGGACCAACTGTTCAGacaaaaaaagtaggaaaagctGAAGCTGTTTTGACATGGAACCATCTCCCAGTGGATGAACAAAATGGATTTATCAGAAGTTATACCATACTTTACAAAACTATTGATGGAAATGAAACAG cTGTGACAGTGGATCCTTCCAAGACAGAATATACGCTATCTTCTCTAACCAGTGACACACTGTATACTGTGCGGATGATGGCGTACACAGACGAAGGAGGCAGGAGTGGTCCTGATTTTACATTTACTACACAAAAATTTG GGAAAGGAGAAATTGAAGCCATAGTTGTACCTGTGTGTCTAGCGTTCCTGTTGATTGTGctccttggagttttgttttgcttcaacAAACGTGACTT AATTAAAAAGCATATCTGGCCTATTGTCCCTGATCCATCCAAGAGTAACATTGCTCAGTGGTCTCCTCAAGTTCCAGCTAAG CATAACTTTAGTTCCAAAGATCAGATGTACCCAGAAGGCAGCTTTACAGATGTAAGCGTCGTAGAAATAGAAGCTGATGACAAGAAGTCTTTTTCAGAACAAGATCTAAAACCCTTTGACttgcttaaaaaggaaaaaagtacttCAGAAGGGCACAGCAGTGGTATTGGAGGGTCCTCGTGCATGTCCTCTCCTAGGCAAAGTGTCTCTGACAGCGACGAAGGGGAAACTACACAAAACACTTCAAGCACTGTACAGTATTCAACTGTAGTACTCAGTGGCTACAGAGACCAAACACCTGTACAAGTCTTTTCAAGGTCTGAGTCGACTCAGCCACTGCTAGATTCAGAAGAGAGATCAGAGGATCACGCTGGAGGAGGTGACAGTACAACACAGAGGCAGCAGTATTTCAAACAGAATGCTGGTCAGGATGAAATCAACGCGGACAGCAGGCTGtgctttgaaagaacaaagcagaTTACTCCTGCTAATGA
- the IL6ST gene encoding interleukin-6 receptor subunit beta isoform X1, which translates to MASWWLLVTAEALLKKPVDKLGIMCSMFSGWSWVAHGLYLLFNICSLEGGLVQSCGHIIPESPVLALGSNFTALCILNESCLDFGNIYANQIIWKIKNRVVPKEQYHEINRTVSSVTFNDTSALATPLTCNILADGQIEQNIYGITVTIGLPPEKPKNLSCIVHQVSRLTYPMTCTWNPGRHTFLDTHFRLKYRWPQENFPDCIPKGVNNSCTITDVQFFVNLEIWVEAANALGKAESDPLVLDPIEIVKPLSPHNLSVNSGILPTVLKLSWENRISAAVMKLKFNIRYRIIGDTKWMQVPPEDTASPRTSFSVQGLRPYTEYVFSIRCMKEDGVGYWSEWSEQKTGVTTEDKPSKGPPIWRIIDASHSPASWTVHLMWKSLEPFEANGVILQYEVTVRAKSSLSSPPEKYNVNTTNLTLKLPNGTYEVTLIALNRVGASPPSVLLIPASNLKAPVKNLRTLPKDGKLWVGWTAPNSYVLKYVIEWCLVSNSSHCIMEWQNEPGNVQGTYLKGDIKPFKCYLITVYPLYADGQGSGQSVKAYLQQDRPSKGPTVQTKKVGKAEAVLTWNHLPVDEQNGFIRSYTILYKTIDGNETAVTVDPSKTEYTLSSLTSDTLYTVRMMAYTDEGGRSGPDFTFTTQKFGKGEIEAIVVPVCLAFLLIVLLGVLFCFNKRDLIKKHIWPIVPDPSKSNIAQWSPQVPAKHNFSSKDQMYPEGSFTDVSVVEIEADDKKSFSEQDLKPFDLLKKEKSTSEGHSSGIGGSSCMSSPRQSVSDSDEGETTQNTSSTVQYSTVVLSGYRDQTPVQVFSRSESTQPLLDSEERSEDHAGGGDSTTQRQQYFKQNAGQDEINADSRLCFERTKQITPANEGDLVGFAELQISGEGSELLGLGLEKNTQEAALSDILQTSTEGQTVRPETVEGNPLSVDEMPKSYLPQTVRQGGYMPQ; encoded by the exons ATGGCCAGCTGGTGGCTGCTTGTTACTGCTGAGGCGTTGCTGAAGAAGCCCGTCGATAAATTAG GAATTATGTGCAGCATGTTTTCTGGATGGAGCTGGGTGGCCCATGGCTTGTATCTACTCTTTAATATTTGTTCTCTTGAAG GTGGACTTGTACAGTCATGTGGTCACATTATCCCAGAGTCTCCGGTGTTGGCCCTTGGTTCCAATTTCACAGCATTATGCATTTTGAATGAGAGCTGTCTTGACTTTGGCAATATCTATGCTAATCAAATTatctggaaaattaaaaatagagtggTACCTAAAGAACAGTATCATGAAATAAACAGAACAGTTTCCAGTGTCACATTTAATGACACTTCTGCACTAGCTACTCCTCTGACTTGCAACATTTTAGCGGATGGACAGATTGAGCAGAACATTTATGGAATTACGGTTACAATAGGCT TGCCTCCAGAGAAGCCCAAGAACTTAAGCTGCATTGTGCATCAGGTGTCAAGACTCACATATCCTATGACTTGCACCTGGAACCCTGGAAGGCATACATTCCTGGACACTCATTTCAGGTTGAAATACAGATG GCCACAAGAGAACTTTCCTGACTGTATACCAAAAGGTGTAAACAATTCTTGTACGATTACTGATGTTCAGTTCTTTGTTAACCTGGAGATCTGGGTAGAAGCAGCAAATGCTCTTGGGAAGGCTGAATCTGATCCTCTTGTTCTTGATCCCATTGAGATTG TTAAACCTCTGTCTCCACACAACTTATCAGTCAACTCGGGAATACTGCCTACTGTTCTGAAACTTTCCTGGGAGAATCGGATTTCAGCAGCTGTGATGAAGCTGAAATTCAATATTCGCTATAGGATCATAGGTGACACAAAATGGATGCAG GTTCCTCCTGAAGATACAGCTTCACCAAGAACTTCATTCAGTGTTCAAGGGCTCAGACCCTACACAGAGTATGTCTTTTCAATTCGTTGCATGAAGGAAGATGGAGTGGGCTACTGGAGTGAGTGGAGTGAACAGAAAACTGGGGTCACCACTGAAGACA AACCATCTAAAGGACCGCCCATATGGAGAATCATTGATGCATCTCACTCACCAGCTTCCTGGACTGTGCATCTGATGTGGAAG TCATTGGAGCCGTTTGAAGCCAATGGAGTAATCTTGCAGTATGAAGTGACTGTCAGAGCTAAATCGTCTCTCTCCAGTCCACCAGAGAAATACAATGTTAATACCACCAACCTTACATTAAAGCTGCCAAATGGAACTTATGAAGTGACTCTGATTGCGCTTAACAGAGTCGGGGCATCCCCTCCATCAGTTTTACTTATCCCAGCAAGTAATTTGAAAG CTCCTGTGAAGAATCTTAGAACACTACCTAAAGATGGCAAGTTGTGGGTCGGGTGGACTGCTCCTAACAGTTATGTTCTGAAATATGTGATCGAATGGTGTCTGGTGTCCAACAGCTCACACTGCATCATGGAGTGGCAGAACGAACCAGGAAATGTTCAAGGAACATACTTAAAAG GCGATATAAAGCCGTTCAAGTGTTACCTGATAACCGTGTACCCGCTATATGCTGATGGTCAGGGAAGTGGACAGTCTGTGAAGGCTTACCTTCAGCAGGATC GTCCTTCAAAAGGACCAACTGTTCAGacaaaaaaagtaggaaaagctGAAGCTGTTTTGACATGGAACCATCTCCCAGTGGATGAACAAAATGGATTTATCAGAAGTTATACCATACTTTACAAAACTATTGATGGAAATGAAACAG cTGTGACAGTGGATCCTTCCAAGACAGAATATACGCTATCTTCTCTAACCAGTGACACACTGTATACTGTGCGGATGATGGCGTACACAGACGAAGGAGGCAGGAGTGGTCCTGATTTTACATTTACTACACAAAAATTTG GGAAAGGAGAAATTGAAGCCATAGTTGTACCTGTGTGTCTAGCGTTCCTGTTGATTGTGctccttggagttttgttttgcttcaacAAACGTGACTT AATTAAAAAGCATATCTGGCCTATTGTCCCTGATCCATCCAAGAGTAACATTGCTCAGTGGTCTCCTCAAGTTCCAGCTAAG CATAACTTTAGTTCCAAAGATCAGATGTACCCAGAAGGCAGCTTTACAGATGTAAGCGTCGTAGAAATAGAAGCTGATGACAAGAAGTCTTTTTCAGAACAAGATCTAAAACCCTTTGACttgcttaaaaaggaaaaaagtacttCAGAAGGGCACAGCAGTGGTATTGGAGGGTCCTCGTGCATGTCCTCTCCTAGGCAAAGTGTCTCTGACAGCGACGAAGGGGAAACTACACAAAACACTTCAAGCACTGTACAGTATTCAACTGTAGTACTCAGTGGCTACAGAGACCAAACACCTGTACAAGTCTTTTCAAGGTCTGAGTCGACTCAGCCACTGCTAGATTCAGAAGAGAGATCAGAGGATCACGCTGGAGGAGGTGACAGTACAACACAGAGGCAGCAGTATTTCAAACAGAATGCTGGTCAGGATGAAATCAACGCGGACAGCAGGCTGtgctttgaaagaacaaagcagaTTACTCCTGCTAATGA
- the IL6ST gene encoding interleukin-6 receptor subunit beta isoform X2: MCSMFSGWSWVAHGLYLLFNICSLEGGLVQSCGHIIPESPVLALGSNFTALCILNESCLDFGNIYANQIIWKIKNRVVPKEQYHEINRTVSSVTFNDTSALATPLTCNILADGQIEQNIYGITVTIGLPPEKPKNLSCIVHQVSRLTYPMTCTWNPGRHTFLDTHFRLKYRWPQENFPDCIPKGVNNSCTITDVQFFVNLEIWVEAANALGKAESDPLVLDPIEIVKPLSPHNLSVNSGILPTVLKLSWENRISAAVMKLKFNIRYRIIGDTKWMQVPPEDTASPRTSFSVQGLRPYTEYVFSIRCMKEDGVGYWSEWSEQKTGVTTEDKPSKGPPIWRIIDASHSPASWTVHLMWKSLEPFEANGVILQYEVTVRAKSSLSSPPEKYNVNTTNLTLKLPNGTYEVTLIALNRVGASPPSVLLIPASNLKAPVKNLRTLPKDGKLWVGWTAPNSYVLKYVIEWCLVSNSSHCIMEWQNEPGNVQGTYLKGDIKPFKCYLITVYPLYADGQGSGQSVKAYLQQDRPSKGPTVQTKKVGKAEAVLTWNHLPVDEQNGFIRSYTILYKTIDGNETAVTVDPSKTEYTLSSLTSDTLYTVRMMAYTDEGGRSGPDFTFTTQKFGKGEIEAIVVPVCLAFLLIVLLGVLFCFNKRDLIKKHIWPIVPDPSKSNIAQWSPQVPAKHNFSSKDQMYPEGSFTDVSVVEIEADDKKSFSEQDLKPFDLLKKEKSTSEGHSSGIGGSSCMSSPRQSVSDSDEGETTQNTSSTVQYSTVVLSGYRDQTPVQVFSRSESTQPLLDSEERSEDHAGGGDSTTQRQQYFKQNAGQDEINADSRLCFERTKQITPANEGDLVGFAELQISGEGSELLGLGLEKNTQEAALSDILQTSTEGQTVRPETVEGNPLSVDEMPKSYLPQTVRQGGYMPQ; the protein is encoded by the exons ATGTGCAGCATGTTTTCTGGATGGAGCTGGGTGGCCCATGGCTTGTATCTACTCTTTAATATTTGTTCTCTTGAAG GTGGACTTGTACAGTCATGTGGTCACATTATCCCAGAGTCTCCGGTGTTGGCCCTTGGTTCCAATTTCACAGCATTATGCATTTTGAATGAGAGCTGTCTTGACTTTGGCAATATCTATGCTAATCAAATTatctggaaaattaaaaatagagtggTACCTAAAGAACAGTATCATGAAATAAACAGAACAGTTTCCAGTGTCACATTTAATGACACTTCTGCACTAGCTACTCCTCTGACTTGCAACATTTTAGCGGATGGACAGATTGAGCAGAACATTTATGGAATTACGGTTACAATAGGCT TGCCTCCAGAGAAGCCCAAGAACTTAAGCTGCATTGTGCATCAGGTGTCAAGACTCACATATCCTATGACTTGCACCTGGAACCCTGGAAGGCATACATTCCTGGACACTCATTTCAGGTTGAAATACAGATG GCCACAAGAGAACTTTCCTGACTGTATACCAAAAGGTGTAAACAATTCTTGTACGATTACTGATGTTCAGTTCTTTGTTAACCTGGAGATCTGGGTAGAAGCAGCAAATGCTCTTGGGAAGGCTGAATCTGATCCTCTTGTTCTTGATCCCATTGAGATTG TTAAACCTCTGTCTCCACACAACTTATCAGTCAACTCGGGAATACTGCCTACTGTTCTGAAACTTTCCTGGGAGAATCGGATTTCAGCAGCTGTGATGAAGCTGAAATTCAATATTCGCTATAGGATCATAGGTGACACAAAATGGATGCAG GTTCCTCCTGAAGATACAGCTTCACCAAGAACTTCATTCAGTGTTCAAGGGCTCAGACCCTACACAGAGTATGTCTTTTCAATTCGTTGCATGAAGGAAGATGGAGTGGGCTACTGGAGTGAGTGGAGTGAACAGAAAACTGGGGTCACCACTGAAGACA AACCATCTAAAGGACCGCCCATATGGAGAATCATTGATGCATCTCACTCACCAGCTTCCTGGACTGTGCATCTGATGTGGAAG TCATTGGAGCCGTTTGAAGCCAATGGAGTAATCTTGCAGTATGAAGTGACTGTCAGAGCTAAATCGTCTCTCTCCAGTCCACCAGAGAAATACAATGTTAATACCACCAACCTTACATTAAAGCTGCCAAATGGAACTTATGAAGTGACTCTGATTGCGCTTAACAGAGTCGGGGCATCCCCTCCATCAGTTTTACTTATCCCAGCAAGTAATTTGAAAG CTCCTGTGAAGAATCTTAGAACACTACCTAAAGATGGCAAGTTGTGGGTCGGGTGGACTGCTCCTAACAGTTATGTTCTGAAATATGTGATCGAATGGTGTCTGGTGTCCAACAGCTCACACTGCATCATGGAGTGGCAGAACGAACCAGGAAATGTTCAAGGAACATACTTAAAAG GCGATATAAAGCCGTTCAAGTGTTACCTGATAACCGTGTACCCGCTATATGCTGATGGTCAGGGAAGTGGACAGTCTGTGAAGGCTTACCTTCAGCAGGATC GTCCTTCAAAAGGACCAACTGTTCAGacaaaaaaagtaggaaaagctGAAGCTGTTTTGACATGGAACCATCTCCCAGTGGATGAACAAAATGGATTTATCAGAAGTTATACCATACTTTACAAAACTATTGATGGAAATGAAACAG cTGTGACAGTGGATCCTTCCAAGACAGAATATACGCTATCTTCTCTAACCAGTGACACACTGTATACTGTGCGGATGATGGCGTACACAGACGAAGGAGGCAGGAGTGGTCCTGATTTTACATTTACTACACAAAAATTTG GGAAAGGAGAAATTGAAGCCATAGTTGTACCTGTGTGTCTAGCGTTCCTGTTGATTGTGctccttggagttttgttttgcttcaacAAACGTGACTT AATTAAAAAGCATATCTGGCCTATTGTCCCTGATCCATCCAAGAGTAACATTGCTCAGTGGTCTCCTCAAGTTCCAGCTAAG CATAACTTTAGTTCCAAAGATCAGATGTACCCAGAAGGCAGCTTTACAGATGTAAGCGTCGTAGAAATAGAAGCTGATGACAAGAAGTCTTTTTCAGAACAAGATCTAAAACCCTTTGACttgcttaaaaaggaaaaaagtacttCAGAAGGGCACAGCAGTGGTATTGGAGGGTCCTCGTGCATGTCCTCTCCTAGGCAAAGTGTCTCTGACAGCGACGAAGGGGAAACTACACAAAACACTTCAAGCACTGTACAGTATTCAACTGTAGTACTCAGTGGCTACAGAGACCAAACACCTGTACAAGTCTTTTCAAGGTCTGAGTCGACTCAGCCACTGCTAGATTCAGAAGAGAGATCAGAGGATCACGCTGGAGGAGGTGACAGTACAACACAGAGGCAGCAGTATTTCAAACAGAATGCTGGTCAGGATGAAATCAACGCGGACAGCAGGCTGtgctttgaaagaacaaagcagaTTACTCCTGCTAATGA